In the genome of Acidovorax sp. 69, the window GTGCCGGAGCAAATTCCTGAAGGCTGGGAATACGTGCACCGCGCGGCCTTGGAAATCTATGACGAAGACTTTGCGGTGGACCCTGCAACCGGCCGCTTTCCGTGCTGGCTGTGCGTGCCGGTGCAACGCAGCCGCTGACCCCCCAACAAGCCGGACAGCCCCACCGGAGCGTTGCTTTGCTCCCCAAGATACCCACCAGAAGCCCCGATGAAAACCTCGCAGATCGAACCCTTTTTTGCCACGCTGAAGGCGGCCAACCCCCTGCCCAACACGGAGCTGGAATACACCACCACCTTCGAACTGCTGGCCGCCGTACTGCTCTCCGCCCAGGCCACGGATGTGGGCGTGAACAAGGCCACCCGCAAACTGTTCCCGGTGGCGGGCACTCCGCAGGCCATTCTGGACCTGGGGTTGGCGGGGCTGGAGGGCTACATCAAGACCATCGGGCTGTACCGCACCAAGGCCAAGAACCTGATGGAAACCTGCCGCATCCTCGTGGAGCAGCACGCCAGCGTGGTGCCCCGCACGCGGGAAGCCTTGGAAGCCTTGCCGGGTGTGGGCCGCAAGACGGCCAACGTGGTGTTGAACGTGGCCTTCGGCCAGCCCACGATGGCGGTAGACACCCACATCTTTCGCGTGAGCAACCGCACGGGCCTGGCACCAGGAAAAAATCCGCTGGCGGTGGAACTGCAGCTCATGAAGCGCGTGCCCGCCGCCTACGCCGTGGACTCGCACCACTGGCTTATCCTGCTCGGACGCTATGTCTGCCAGGCGCGCAAACCACGCTGCTGGGAATGCGTGGTGAGTCCGTATTGCGACTACGCGCCCAAAACGATGGCTCCCTGAAATCCAGACACTCGCCAACGCGCTGAGCACAGCATGTGCACAATCCCACCTTTTTTTGACTCACCGAAGAGGTTGCCCATGTCCCCACTCCATTTCGTCCAGCAAGGCCAGGGGCCTGTCGTCGTTCTGAGCCACGCTCTCGGCTGCGACCTGCAAATGTGGGACGACGTGGCCTCTGCGCTGCAGGACCGATACACCGTGCTGCGCTACGACCACCGCGGCCATGGCCGCTCGCCGGCGACTGAAGGCCCCTACAGCATGCAAGACTTGGCCGACGATGCGGCCGCGTTCATCCGTGCCCATGCAGGGGGCGAGCCGGTGCACTTCGTGGGTCTGTCCATGGGCGGGATGACGGCGCAGGCCCTGGCCGCGCGCCACCCTGCGCTGGTGCGCAGTATCACCATTGCCAACTCGGCCTGTCACTACGATGAAGCGGCACAGGTGGGCTGGCAGACCCGCGTAACCACCGTGCTGGCCCAGGGCATCGAGCCCATTGCCGACGGTGCGATGCAGCGCTGGTTCACGCCCGAAATCTGCACCGACAACCTCCACGGCGGCAGCGCCCGTGTAGCCGCCATGCGGGCCATCTTGGTCGATACGGCGCCAGTGCCCTATGCAGCCGCCTGCACCGCTGTGGCCGCCATCGACCTCGCAGCGGGCAACCGCAGCATTGCTTGCCCCACACTCGTGCTGGCCGGCACCCGCGACGAGGCCACGCCACCGGCCTTGTCGCAGACGATCGCCGAAACCATCCCGGGCGCACAGCTGTCCTTCATCGATGCAGCCCACCTGAGTGCGGTGGAGAAACCGGCCGAGTTCGCGCGCGTCGTATCGGCATTCATCGCCGCCCACTGAAAGTGGACTGAAGCAGGGCTGCGAACTCCAACGCTGCCCTGCTGCGCGACGCGCCCTTGCGCCACAAAATGCCCGCCTGCCGCAGCATGGTCGGTGAATGCAGGTTGATGGCGTGCAGGTCGCTGGCTTGCTGCGCAGCACGCTCGGGCGCAATGCTGGCCAGTTCACCCCAGCGGCACACGTCGAGCAGGCCCTCAACGGATTCCATCTCCACCCGCACCAGGGGCACCACGCCCGCAGCACGCAGACTGTCGTCGATGAGGCGGCGTGTGGCAAAGCTGCGCGGCAGCATGGCCAGTGGCACCGCAGCCAGGTCCTTGATGGCCAGTGTGCGACGCCGCGCCAGCGGGTGCTGGTGGTTGACGACGAGTTGCAGACGCTCCTCGAACAGGGGGTCGGTCTCGATCTCCTCGCGCTCGGTGGGATAAAAGGCGATGCCCACGTCCAATTGCCCCGCCACCAACTGTTCCTCGATAGGGCCGGCCCGCAGATCGCGCACCACCACGTTCACGCCCGGATAGGCGCTGCTGAAAGCCGCCACAGCAGCTGGCACCAGCGTGTGCAAAAAGGTCGGGATGACCCCCACGGTGAGCAACCCCGTCTGCAGTGCGCCCATGTCGGCCAAGGCCATGCGGCCGGCCTCGATCTCCTGCAGCGCTCGGGCTGCATGGCTGCGAAAGACGACACCGGCCTGCGACAGCTTGAGCCCCCGGCCCAATCGATCGAACAATGCCACACCCAGCTCTTGCTCCAGCTGGCGCAGGCCGTGCGATAGGGTGGACTGCGTGACGAACAGGTTCTGCGCGGACTGCGTCAGGTGCTCGGTGCGTGCGATGTCGAGAAAGTAGCGAAGCTGGCGGATTTCCATGGGTGATGCTCCCGCGTCGCACCGTTGAAGCACGGCCGACTTTTCATCGATCATATCGAATGGTCGATTGAAAATGATTCATTGGATTTGTTGAGAAACCGCCATTAATCTTGCAATGGCTTGGGCCTCCTCAGGGAGGACGGGCATCGCACACAGATCGATCAAAGGCCCCGCATGAACCACCGCGATGGATTCACCGTCGAGCGCATCGAAGCGCGCATCCTAGACATCCCCACCATTCGACCGCACAAGCTGTCGTTCGGGTCCATCAGCCGACAAAGCCCGGTCATAGTGCAGTTGTGGCTGAAAGGCGGCGCCTGCGGTTTTGGCGAGGCCGCCACCATCGGCGGCCCTTCGTGGAACGAGGAATCGCCTGAGAGCATCCATCACGCTATTGCCAACTACCTCGCACCGGCCCTGGTCGGACAGGACGGCGGCGGCTTCGAAGCAGCGCTGACGCGCATGGACAAGGCCTGCAAAGGCAACGCCTTTGCCAAGAGCGCCATGGAGATGGCGTTGATCGACGCCGTGGCCCGAACCCTGGGCCAGCCCGCCTGGCAGTTGCTGGGCGGCAAAGTACATCACAGCCTGCCCCTGGCATGGACCCTGGCCAGCGGCGATGTAGAGCGCGATCTGCAAGAGGCGCAATTGCGCCTCGAACAAAAGCGCCACCGCATCTTCAAGATGAAAATCGGCGCCAACGCCCCGGCCGATGACGTGGCCCATGTGACGCAGATCGCGCGCGGCCTGCAAGGCAAGGCCACACTCACCGTGGACGTCAACCAGGCGTGGGACGGCAACACCGCACGCCGCTACCTGCCGCAACTGGTGGAGGCCGGTGTAAGCCTGATCGAGCAGCCCGTGGCGCGCTGGAACGTGGAAGCATTGAAGGGCCTGACCGCCACCCTGCCCGGCGCCCTCATCATGGCCGACGAAACCGTGTGCACCCCGCAAGACGCCATGCTTCTGGCGCGCGAGCAGGCGGCCCACGTGTTCTCGCTCAAGGTGGCCAAACACGGTGGTCTGCTGCGCACCCGCAAGGTGGCGGCAGTGGCCGAGGCGGCCGACATCGGCTGGTACGGCGGCACCATGCTGGAGACCTCGCTGGGCAGCGCCGCGTCGGCCCACGTGTTCTCGACCCTGGGGGGTCAGCACCACGGCTGCGAACTGTTCGGCCCCCAACTGCTGGTGGATGACATTGTGGAATCACAGATGCCCATCGCCGAGTTTGCGCTGCAGCTGCCCGACGGTCCGGGCTTTGGCGTGCAGGTATCGCTCGCCCAACTCGACCGCTTCGACCGTGCGCGCGAGGGCCAATCCCCCGTTCACATCGACATGGGCCGCAAGGCCACCACCCCTGCCACCGTTTAAGGAGACTCCCACATGCTGTTCCTCGTTCGCATGGACGTCAACATCCCCCATGGCCTGCCTGTCGAGCAGATCAACGACATCAAGGCCCGCGAAAAGGCCTATTCACAGGACCTGCAGCGCGATGGCCGGTGGAAAAGCATCTGGCGCGTGGTGGGCGAATACGCCAACTACAGCGTTTTCGACGTGTCCTCCAACGATGAACTGCACCAGTTGCTGCAGGGCCTGCCGCTGTTCCCCTTCATGAAGATATCGGTGACGCCGCTGGCGCAGCACCCCTCAGCCATCGGCTGACCCGCTTCGCTACGACCCAGCGCGCCAAAGCTCAAAAGAAAGACATGGAGACAAGACCCGATGAAAAGACCACTCACCCCCACGCTGCTGGCTGCCACCCTGGCGCTGGCCGCATTCCCTGCAGCACACGCCCAGGCCACAGGCTCTAACTGGCCGAACAAGCCGATCCGCTGGGTCGTTCCCTTCCCGCCCGGCGGCGCCATGGACGCCATTGCCCGCACCCTGGGCGAGAAGGCGGGCCAAGCGCTGGGCCAGCCCTTCGTGATCGAGAACAAGGCAGGCGCGGGCGGCAACATCGGCGCCGAATTCGTGGCCAAGCAACCGGCCGACGGCTATACGCTGATGATCACCTCCATCGGCATGGCCACCAACAAGCCGTTGTACGGCAAGCTGTCCTACGACCCAGTCAAGGACTTTGCGCCGGTGAGCCTGCTGGCCGTGGTACCCAACGTGCTGGTGACCAATGCCACACAGCCCGACATAAAAACCGCCACCGACGTGATCGCCGCCGCGCGCAAGGCGCCGGGCAAGCTCACCTATGGTTCGGCCGGCAACGGCACCTCGATCCACCTCGCGGGCGAGATGTTCAACTCGCTTGCGCAGGTCGACATGCTGCACATCCCTTACAAAGGCAGCGGCCCGGCAGTGGCAGACCTGCTGGGCGGGCAGATCAACTACATGTTCGACAGCATCACCTCGGCCAAGCCCCATATCCAGTCGGGCAAGCTGCGCGCCTTGGGCGTGACCACGGCCAAGCGCTCCGCCACGCTGCCCAACGTGCCCACCCTCGCCGAAGCCGGCTTGCCCGGCTACGAAGTGTCGCCCTGGTTCGCGGTGTTCATGCCCGCAGGCACGCCACCGGCCATCGTCAACAAGCTCAACAGCGCCCTGCGCGATGCGATGAAGCTGCCCGACGTGGTGGCGCGCTTTGAAACCATTGGCGCCGAACCCGTGGGCTCCACGCCTGCTGAACTCGCCACGCACCTGGCCCGAGAGTCCGATCGCTGGTCGAAATTGATTGCCGAGCGTGGCATCAAGCTCGACTGATCGACCGCCGATTTCCTTTCTCTCACGATTTCCAACCATCCATTCCCACCGAGGAGACATAACCCATGGCTGAATTCACCGCATCCCAGTTGCTCGAACTGGTCAACACCCAGCAAGTCGCCCCCGGCAACGCCCGTGTGCGCGCTATTTCCCAACGCATCGTGACCGACCTGTTCAAGGCCATCGACGATCTGGACATCACTCCCGATGAGTTCTGGGCCGGCGTGGCCTGGCTCACGCGCCTGGGCGCAGCCGGACAGACCGGGCTGATCACTGCGGGGTTGGGCTTTGACCGCTTGCTGGACATCCGCGCCGACGAGGCCGATCAGAAAGCCGGCCGCGCTGGCGGCACGCCGCGTGCCATTGAAGGCCCGCTGTTCGTTGCCGGCGCCCCCACTGCAAAGGTGGAAGTGCGTGTGGACGAGGGCGAGCCCAAAGGCGATGTGTTTGTCATGGAAGGCCAGGTGCTGGACCTGGAAGGCAAGCCTGTCCCGCATGCCATGGTGGATGTGTGGCACGCCAATGAGCAAGGTGGCTATTCGCACTTCTTTCCCGGCATGCAGCCCTACGAGTTGCGCCGCCGCATCGAGACCGATGCCAAGGGCTTTTATCGCTTCCGCAGTTTCTTGCCGCCCGGTTACGCCATTCCTCCGTCCGGCCCGGTGGCTGAGCTGTTTGCCGCCCTCGGTCGCCATGGCCATCGGCCTGCGCACATTCACTTTCTCGTCACGGCCACGGGCATGCGCACGCTCACCACGCAGGTCAATATCCCTGGCGACACCTACATCGATGACGACTTTGCGTTCGCTACGCGCGATGGCCTGATTGTGGAGCTGCAAAAGAATGTGGCACCCGCAGGGTATGAATCGCTGGGCATTGGCGCGCCGTTCACGCGGTCGGTGTTCAACTTTGTCCTGACCAAGGCCGTGTCCCAGGATGAGGCGCTGCCGCTCACACGCATGGAGCGTGTGGCCACACCGGCCTGAGCGGGCAACGACCGCCACGGCTGGGAATCTTTCGGTATCAGGCGCCTGGGTGCAAGCCCAGCGCTGCCATGGCCCCCGACACCCCCATCCAGGCCACATCAAACCCTGCCACCTTGCGCTCCGGTGGCACCGGGTGGGCGCGCAGCGCCCAGTGGGCCCCGGCTACCACACTGTCAATCACCGGCACCGCCACCTGCGGCTGCACCGCAGCGGCCATGCCGGCCAGCCCGGCGCCGCCCAGGATCACGGCTTGCACACCCATCTGCCGCACCACATCGCGGCAGGCCTGCGCCAGCAGACTGCGGGCGGCTTCGGGGTCGGCCGCCAGTTGGGCGCCGGTCGGCGCCACGGTGTGAATGCCGGCCAGCGCATGGGCATGCCCCAAGGCCTGAGCGAGGCGCTGCAACATGGGCCCCCAACGCTCGCCTCCCGTGACGATGGCAAAGCGACCATGGCGTGCGGCCTCGATGAAGGAAGCTTCTGCGAGGCCGGTCACAGGCACGGGGCTGCTTTCGCGCAGCGCCATCAGGCCCGGGTCGCCAAAACAGCCGATCAGCACAGCATCAGGCAATGGCAATCGCAACGGCTGTACCAGTTCATATGCCCACACATCCAGCGCCGCATGAGCCGCCACCGCGTAACTGGCCTCGCAGGCGATGTAGGGCGCCCCAAATCTCGCAGTGGCCGTGCGCACCGCCACGTGTGAGCCTGCGGCCACCTGCACATGCTGCTGCAGCAAGGCGCTGACGCTGGCCGATGTGTTGGGGTTGATGACGAGCAACTGGCGCATGGCAAGGCGTGAAGAATCGAATCAGGCGCCCAGCAGTTGGGCGAGGTCAGGGGCATCAGCGGCCGGCGGGGTGAACTCCAGCTGGGTTTCGATGCGGGCCAGGTGGGCCAACATCAGCCGGGGCGCTTCGCGCACATCGCGCAGGCGAATCGCATCAATCAATGCCCGATGCTCCCGACAGCCGCAGGCCGTCGCCTCCTCGCGCTCGCGCGCATGGCTCGGGCTGTAGGTCATGAGGATGAGCGAGGTGCGCGACACCAGCTCGCGCAGGATGCGGCCCAGCGTCTGGTGACCTGCGGCCTGCGCGATGTGCAGGTGAAAGTCGCCCGACAGGCGGATGGCGCGGCGCATGTCGCCGCTGGCGCGGGCGGCCTCCTCGTCGTCGATGCAGGTGCGCAGCGCAGCAATGTCGGCGTCGGTGGCGTTGGCAATAAACAGCTCCACCAGGCGCGGCTCCAGCAGGCGGCGGGCCTCGAACACCTCCAGCGCTTCTTGCGGCGTGGGCTGGGCAATGGATGCGCCCCGGTTGGGCGTGAGGGTCACCACTTGCTCGTTGGCAAGCCGCACCAGCACAGGCCGTACACGGGTGCGCGATACGCCAAAGGCCGCCGCCAGCTTGTCTTCCACCAGCTTGGTGCCGGGCGGTAGCCGGTGGTCGAGGATGGCAGAGACCATGCGGTCGTACATGTCGTTGTCGCTGAGCTGGCCGGTCGTGTCGGGCTGCACGGGCGGTTCGGTGTCCGCAGCGCGCGCGCGCCGGGGCTTGGGGAGGGTGGTCGTCATAAGGGTGCCGTTTTTACCTCGAACGGCCCTTGCGCCTGCGGCCCAATGCCCACACCAGCACCAGCGTGATGCCCATGACGATGAACGACACCACCGTGGTCAGCGTACCCAGCGCATAGATGGATGGCGTGGTCACCGTGCTGGTCAGGCCCTGCAGCTCCAGCGGCAGCGTGTTCACGTCGCCGATGGCCTGCGAGGTGCGGGCGATCTCGTCCCAGCTGAGCGTGAAGCCGAACATGCCGATGCCCACGACCGAGGGCGCGATCAGTGGCAGCACCACATGGGCAAAGCCCTGCCACGGCGTGGCCCCCAGGTCGCGCGCGGCCTCTTCGTACGCAGGGTTGAAGCGGTTGAACACCGCGAACATGATGAGCAGGCCGAACGGCAGCGTCCAGGTCAGATGCGCGCCCAGGGCCGAGGTGAACAGGCCCAGCGACGTGCCATAGCTTTCCAGCGTGCTCTCCATGCCCAGCCATTCCAACGCGGCCTTGATGCCGTTGTCGATGAGCCGGAACTCCAGCCCGATGCCCAGCGACACGATGATGGACGGCATGATCAAGCTGGCCACGACGATGAAGAACAGCGTGTTGCCCCCCGCCAGCCGCTTGCGAAATGCCAGGCCCGCCAGCACCGAGAGCACCACCGTGCACAGCATCACCGCCGCGCCCAGGCCCAGTGACCGCCAGAGCGCCGCACCAATGTCCACCACGCCCAGCCCCTCCGCCAGCTTGGTGAACCAGTGCAGCGATACGCCGCGCATAGGGAAGGTCAGCCCGCCCTCGGGCCCCTGGAAGCTCAGGATGACGATGACAAACATGGGCCCGTACATGAACAACACGAACAGAGCAAACACAAGGGCCAGGGGCCAGAAGCTGGCGGGGCGGGATTCGCGCACTTTCATCTCACAGCTCCTTTCGGATGTCGACGAGGCGCGTGAGGCCCCAGATGATCATCAGCACCACCACCAGCAAAATCACCGCATTGGCCGCCGCCAGCGGAAACTGCAGGTAAGACGTCTGCACCTGAATGATCTTGCCGATGGAGGCGATCTGCTGGCCGCCCATCACGCCGATCGTCACGAAGTCGCCCATGACGATGGTGATGACAAAGATCGAGCCGATGATGATGCCGGTGCGCGACAGCGGCACGATCACGTTCCATAGCGTCTGCCAGCCGCTGGCCCCGCTGTCGCTGGCGGCCTCGATGAGACTGCGGTCGATGCGCATCATGCTGTTGAAGATGGGCACGATCATGAACATGGTGTACAGGTGCACAAAGGCCAGCACCACCGAGAAATCAGAAAACAGCAGCCACTCAATGGGCGTCTCGATGAGGTTCATGCCCACCAAGGTTTGGTTCACCAAACCATTGCGCCCCAGCAGCGGCACCCACGAGATCATGCGGATTACGTTCGAGGTCCAGAACGGAATGGTGCACAGCACGAACAGCAGCGTTTGCATGCCCGATGAACGCACATGGAAGGCCAAAAAATAGGCCACGGTGAAACCGATCGCCAGCGTGATCAGCCACACCAGAAAACTGAACTTGAGCGTGGAGTAATACGTCTTGAGCGTGACGCACAGGCCTTCCGACACATCGCCACAGCCCGTAAAAATCGACACGTAGTTCTTGAACGTGACGCCGGGCAACAGCTCGTACTCGTTGAAATCCCAGAAGCTGACCATCACGATCAGCACCAGCGGAATCAGGAAAAACAGCGCGAACACCAGCGTGAACGGCGCAGCCTGCCACCAGGCGGCAATGCTGCGGCCGGGGACAGCTGCAGCGGGCAAGGTCGGTGTGTTGGTCGTGCTCATGGTGCTTGCATTCAGATATCAGCAGCGCTGCACGCTGCCCTTGAAACCGGCGCGGCCAGAGGCCAGTGCTCCCGCGCAAGGGCCGCCCCGCAGCGCTGGGAGCGTCCCCCTCCCGAACCGCGCAGCGGGTCGAGAGAGGGGTGAAGGCGCGCAGCGCCTCAGGGGGTGCTTCCTATGCCGCTACAAATTCATTCCACTTCTGGACCATGTAATTGTTCTCGTCCATCAGCGCGTTCCAGCAGGCAATGCCGCCCATGCGCGATTCGTAGCTGCCGCCGTCGCGCACCGCACCGGTCTTGGCCAGCACGTCGCCGCCCGGGCTCTTAATGTCTTGCGTGGCGGGCTTGCCTTCCATCCAGTAGGCCCACTCGTAGGCTTCCATCTTGGACTTGGCGGTGTCGAGCACGGCGCTGTAGTAGCCCTGGCGGTTCAGGTAGGCACCGGCCCAGCCGTCCAGGAACCAGTTGATGAACTCGTACGCGCCATCGAGCTTGCGGCCCGACAGCGTAGCGGGCAGGCCAAAGCCTGCAGCCCAGGCGCGGTAGCCTTCCTTCAGCGGCTGGAAGTTGCAGGCGATGCCCTTGGTGCGCACGGCCGTGACGGCGGGGCTCCACATCGACTGGATCACCACTTCGCCCGATGCCATCAGGTTCACCGACTCGTTGAAGTCCTTCCACAGCGCGCGGAACTGGCCCTGCTTCTTGGCTTCGATCAGGGTCTTGATCGTGAGATCGATCTCCTTCTTGGTCATGTTGCCCTTGTCGGGGTACTTGTAGATGCCCATGGCCTCGACCACCATGGCGGCGTCCATGATGCCGATGGAGGGGATGTTCAGGATGGCGGTCTTGCCCTTGAACTCGGGGTTGAGCAGCTCGGCCCAGGAATTGATGGGGCGCTTGATCAGGTCGGGGCGGATGCCCAGCGTGTCGGCGTTGTACACGGTGGGGATCAGGCTCATGAACTGCGTGGGCGCAGCGGCGAACTTCTTGGACTTTTCGCCTTCCAGGTAGATCACCTTCTTGGGCGCGGTGCCCTGGTCGCCCACGGCCTTGCCCGCCACCATGCCGGTGGTGAACAGTGGGGTGATCTTGTCGGCGTTCTTGATGCGCTTGGTGTCGATGCCCTTTAAGTTGCCCGTGGGCACGATCTTTTTCAGCGAGAAATACTCGGTGTCGATCAGGTCAAAGCTGTTGGGGGCCGTGACGGCGCGCTTGGTCACGTCGTCGGTGGTCACGGCCACGTACTGGATCTCGATACCGGTGTCGGCCTTGAATTTTTCGGCAATCGCCTTGTCCTGGTTCACCGCCGTGCCCAGGTAGCGCAGCACGATTTTTTCCTGCGAGTGAACGGCCGGAAACACGCCGGCAGCCAGGATGCCCGCCGTGCCCTTGAGCAGCGAGCGGCGCTGCATGCCGGTGGCGTCGGGTACAAC includes:
- the nth gene encoding endonuclease III, whose translation is MKTSQIEPFFATLKAANPLPNTELEYTTTFELLAAVLLSAQATDVGVNKATRKLFPVAGTPQAILDLGLAGLEGYIKTIGLYRTKAKNLMETCRILVEQHASVVPRTREALEALPGVGRKTANVVLNVAFGQPTMAVDTHIFRVSNRTGLAPGKNPLAVELQLMKRVPAAYAVDSHHWLILLGRYVCQARKPRCWECVVSPYCDYAPKTMAP
- a CDS encoding alpha/beta fold hydrolase — translated: MSPLHFVQQGQGPVVVLSHALGCDLQMWDDVASALQDRYTVLRYDHRGHGRSPATEGPYSMQDLADDAAAFIRAHAGGEPVHFVGLSMGGMTAQALAARHPALVRSITIANSACHYDEAAQVGWQTRVTTVLAQGIEPIADGAMQRWFTPEICTDNLHGGSARVAAMRAILVDTAPVPYAAACTAVAAIDLAAGNRSIACPTLVLAGTRDEATPPALSQTIAETIPGAQLSFIDAAHLSAVEKPAEFARVVSAFIAAH
- the cynR gene encoding transcriptional regulator CynR, with amino-acid sequence MEIRQLRYFLDIARTEHLTQSAQNLFVTQSTLSHGLRQLEQELGVALFDRLGRGLKLSQAGVVFRSHAARALQEIEAGRMALADMGALQTGLLTVGVIPTFLHTLVPAAVAAFSSAYPGVNVVVRDLRAGPIEEQLVAGQLDVGIAFYPTEREEIETDPLFEERLQLVVNHQHPLARRRTLAIKDLAAVPLAMLPRSFATRRLIDDSLRAAGVVPLVRVEMESVEGLLDVCRWGELASIAPERAAQQASDLHAINLHSPTMLRQAGILWRKGASRSRAALEFAALLQSTFSGRR
- a CDS encoding muconate cycloisomerase family protein; translated protein: MNHRDGFTVERIEARILDIPTIRPHKLSFGSISRQSPVIVQLWLKGGACGFGEAATIGGPSWNEESPESIHHAIANYLAPALVGQDGGGFEAALTRMDKACKGNAFAKSAMEMALIDAVARTLGQPAWQLLGGKVHHSLPLAWTLASGDVERDLQEAQLRLEQKRHRIFKMKIGANAPADDVAHVTQIARGLQGKATLTVDVNQAWDGNTARRYLPQLVEAGVSLIEQPVARWNVEALKGLTATLPGALIMADETVCTPQDAMLLAREQAAHVFSLKVAKHGGLLRTRKVAAVAEAADIGWYGGTMLETSLGSAASAHVFSTLGGQHHGCELFGPQLLVDDIVESQMPIAEFALQLPDGPGFGVQVSLAQLDRFDRAREGQSPVHIDMGRKATTPATV
- the catC gene encoding muconolactone Delta-isomerase codes for the protein MLFLVRMDVNIPHGLPVEQINDIKAREKAYSQDLQRDGRWKSIWRVVGEYANYSVFDVSSNDELHQLLQGLPLFPFMKISVTPLAQHPSAIG
- a CDS encoding tripartite tricarboxylate transporter substrate binding protein; the encoded protein is MKRPLTPTLLAATLALAAFPAAHAQATGSNWPNKPIRWVVPFPPGGAMDAIARTLGEKAGQALGQPFVIENKAGAGGNIGAEFVAKQPADGYTLMITSIGMATNKPLYGKLSYDPVKDFAPVSLLAVVPNVLVTNATQPDIKTATDVIAAARKAPGKLTYGSAGNGTSIHLAGEMFNSLAQVDMLHIPYKGSGPAVADLLGGQINYMFDSITSAKPHIQSGKLRALGVTTAKRSATLPNVPTLAEAGLPGYEVSPWFAVFMPAGTPPAIVNKLNSALRDAMKLPDVVARFETIGAEPVGSTPAELATHLARESDRWSKLIAERGIKLD
- a CDS encoding dioxygenase; its protein translation is MAEFTASQLLELVNTQQVAPGNARVRAISQRIVTDLFKAIDDLDITPDEFWAGVAWLTRLGAAGQTGLITAGLGFDRLLDIRADEADQKAGRAGGTPRAIEGPLFVAGAPTAKVEVRVDEGEPKGDVFVMEGQVLDLEGKPVPHAMVDVWHANEQGGYSHFFPGMQPYELRRRIETDAKGFYRFRSFLPPGYAIPPSGPVAELFAALGRHGHRPAHIHFLVTATGMRTLTTQVNIPGDTYIDDDFAFATRDGLIVELQKNVAPAGYESLGIGAPFTRSVFNFVLTKAVSQDEALPLTRMERVATPA
- a CDS encoding aspartate/glutamate racemase family protein, with translation MRQLLVINPNTSASVSALLQQHVQVAAGSHVAVRTATARFGAPYIACEASYAVAAHAALDVWAYELVQPLRLPLPDAVLIGCFGDPGLMALRESSPVPVTGLAEASFIEAARHGRFAIVTGGERWGPMLQRLAQALGHAHALAGIHTVAPTGAQLAADPEAARSLLAQACRDVVRQMGVQAVILGGAGLAGMAAAVQPQVAVPVIDSVVAGAHWALRAHPVPPERKVAGFDVAWMGVSGAMAALGLHPGA
- a CDS encoding GntR family transcriptional regulator; translated protein: MTTTLPKPRRARAADTEPPVQPDTTGQLSDNDMYDRMVSAILDHRLPPGTKLVEDKLAAAFGVSRTRVRPVLVRLANEQVVTLTPNRGASIAQPTPQEALEVFEARRLLEPRLVELFIANATDADIAALRTCIDDEEAARASGDMRRAIRLSGDFHLHIAQAAGHQTLGRILRELVSRTSLILMTYSPSHAREREEATACGCREHRALIDAIRLRDVREAPRLMLAHLARIETQLEFTPPAADAPDLAQLLGA
- a CDS encoding ABC transporter permease — encoded protein: MKVRESRPASFWPLALVFALFVLFMYGPMFVIVILSFQGPEGGLTFPMRGVSLHWFTKLAEGLGVVDIGAALWRSLGLGAAVMLCTVVLSVLAGLAFRKRLAGGNTLFFIVVASLIMPSIIVSLGIGLEFRLIDNGIKAALEWLGMESTLESYGTSLGLFTSALGAHLTWTLPFGLLIMFAVFNRFNPAYEEAARDLGATPWQGFAHVVLPLIAPSVVGIGMFGFTLSWDEIARTSQAIGDVNTLPLELQGLTSTVTTPSIYALGTLTTVVSFIVMGITLVLVWALGRRRKGRSR
- a CDS encoding ABC transporter permease produces the protein MSTTNTPTLPAAAVPGRSIAAWWQAAPFTLVFALFFLIPLVLIVMVSFWDFNEYELLPGVTFKNYVSIFTGCGDVSEGLCVTLKTYYSTLKFSFLVWLITLAIGFTVAYFLAFHVRSSGMQTLLFVLCTIPFWTSNVIRMISWVPLLGRNGLVNQTLVGMNLIETPIEWLLFSDFSVVLAFVHLYTMFMIVPIFNSMMRIDRSLIEAASDSGASGWQTLWNVIVPLSRTGIIIGSIFVITIVMGDFVTIGVMGGQQIASIGKIIQVQTSYLQFPLAAANAVILLVVVLMIIWGLTRLVDIRKEL
- a CDS encoding PotD/PotF family extracellular solute-binding protein, producing MSDASRADSPAVVPDATGMQRRSLLKGTAGILAAGVFPAVHSQEKIVLRYLGTAVNQDKAIAEKFKADTGIEIQYVAVTTDDVTKRAVTAPNSFDLIDTEYFSLKKIVPTGNLKGIDTKRIKNADKITPLFTTGMVAGKAVGDQGTAPKKVIYLEGEKSKKFAAAPTQFMSLIPTVYNADTLGIRPDLIKRPINSWAELLNPEFKGKTAILNIPSIGIMDAAMVVEAMGIYKYPDKGNMTKKEIDLTIKTLIEAKKQGQFRALWKDFNESVNLMASGEVVIQSMWSPAVTAVRTKGIACNFQPLKEGYRAWAAGFGLPATLSGRKLDGAYEFINWFLDGWAGAYLNRQGYYSAVLDTAKSKMEAYEWAYWMEGKPATQDIKSPGGDVLAKTGAVRDGGSYESRMGGIACWNALMDENNYMVQKWNEFVAA